The bacterium DNA segment CGCAGGCCACGATGCCCTTCATGAGATAGGTGCCGCGCTCAAGAAGCGTTTCCGCCCCGGCGGGTCTGTTCCAGGACAAAAGAAAGATACCGGTGAAAAACAGCAAGGCCGCAGCTACGCACAAACGCTTCAAAGCATTCTCCTTCTATCGCTGTCCGAAGGGACAGGGGCCGAAAATTCCCGCAGGAGGACGCGGGAGAAAACGCAACATGCCGGGCTGACTTTGAAGAAACATACCTGATTTTCTTTTGCCCGGAAACCAAGGACAATCCCCCGAAAGCCAACGCTTGCGGGGCTTGAACCGCCGCGGAAAACCATTATGCTCGGGTTTCCGGTTATCTTCCCAAGGAGCCGCGCATGGTCCCCTTCGAGATCGCCCCCCTTGCGCTCAAGGCCCGCCTCGATGCGGGAGAGGAGATGATCCTCCTCGATGTGCGCGAGGCCGAAGAGCTCGCCCTCGCCCGCATCGAGGGCGCACTGCACATCCCGATGGAGGATGTTCCCTCGCGCACGGTGGAGATCGATGAGGAAATCCCCATCGTCGTCATCTGCCATCTCGGACAGCGGAGCGCTATGGTGACGCACTTTCTGCGGGGCCGTGATTTCGAGAACGTGATGAACCTCCGCGGCGGCATCGAAGCCTGGGCGCGCGAGGTGGACCCTTCGGTGGGAAGATACTGAGGGAGAACCGGGAAAACGGATTGCCGGCGGGGGCGCGTTCAGCCGGTGAGACGGCGGCGGAGCCCCTGAAAAGCGCCCATCGTCCAAAAAGCGAGCACAAACACCACCAGAAAATCGATCATCGTACTACTTCTCCATCTCGGAGAAAGCCGCCTCGTCCCGGAATTTCTTCTGTATCTCTTCCATCTCGGGCAGATGATCGAAGAAGGCGTCGAGCACCCGGGGGTCGAAATGGGTGCCCCGGCCCTCGCGCATGAGCTCAAAGGTATCGCGGTTGGAAAAGGCCTTCTTGTAGGGACGCTTGCTGGTCAGGGCGTCGAATACATCGGCCACCGTGCAGACGCGGCCCATGACGGGAATCTCGTCCCCGGCGCGGCCGAAGGGATAGCCCGAGCCGTCCCAGCGCTCGTGATGGGAAAGGGCAATCTCCTCGCCCGCCTGAAGCAGCTCCGAGCCCGACCCCTCCAGGATGCGCGCCCCGATGATGGTGTGCTTCTTCATGATCTTCCACTCGTCCTGATCGAGCTTGTCCGCCTTGAGCAGCTGATCGTCGGGAATGCCCAGCTTGCCGACATCGTGCATCGGGCTCGCGTGGAAGATCGTCTCGATTTCGTTCGGAGAAAGGCCGACGTGGCGGGCGATGGCAGCGCAGTAGTGGCCGAGCCGCTTGATGTGGGCGGCGGTGTCCTTGTCCTTGTATTCGGCGGCGATGGCGAGGCGCTGGATTGTCTCGAGGTGGGCACTGTGCGCCTTCCGCTGGGCGGAGGCCATGTCCTGCACCGCCTTTCGGAGCGCGCCGGTGCGCTGGTCGAGCTGCTCTTCAAGCTCGATGCGGTTTCGCTTGATCTCGTCCTGCGCCTCTTTCATCTGGATGAGAAAGGAGGTGCGCAACTGCAGTTCGAGTATATCCACCGGCTTGGAGATGAAGTCGTTGGCGCCCATCTGGATGGCGCGGATGCGGTCCTCGCGCTCGCTGAGAGCGGTCACCATGATGACGGGGATTTCCTTCGTCTCCGGATCCTGCCGGATCTGGCGCACGACCTCGAAGCCGTCAATCCCCGGCATGACGATATCGAGCAAAACAAGGTCCACCCCGAGCCGGAGCTGGGCCAGTGCGTCGAAGCCGTCGCGGGCCTCCTCAACCTGGTGGCCCATGTTCTCGACCATGGTGCGGAGCACCTGGCGGGTGCGGTGGTCGTCGTCAACGACGAGGATTCTTTTCGGGGCGGTCATCAGTAAATTTTCTCCCGCAGGTTGATGGATGAGAAATGGGCCTGGAGACGGCCCGACCGCACCCCCCCCATGCGGTTTTCTATCTGCTTGGCGCTAATGGCTGCCGGACTACTTCTTCATTCCTATCGGACAGCAAGCGGAAGACTTGAATGTTGCAGGGCGAAATAACACCGGAATCAGGGAATTTCAGGGATGGCTCAGGAAAAAGCGCGGACGATCTTCATGTGGAAATCGAGCGGCGGGGCCGAGCGGACGAGAGCGCTCGTCGAGATGTAGTCCACCCCGGAGGCCGCCACCTCGGCGAGACGATCGGGAGGGACGCCGGAGGCTTCGAGAATATAGGGCTTGCCGCTGCGGGCGGCGCTCCCCTTTTCGCGGGCCTGGCGGACGGCCTCCGCGAGGGTGGCCGTGTCCATGTTGTCGAGAAGAATCATGTGCACACGGCCATCGCCGAGCACCTGTGCGAGCTGATCGAGGGATTGCACCTCGATCTGGATATCCACCATGTAGCGGCGGCCCCAGCGGGCGTCGATGGCCGCCGGGATCGAACCCGCCGCGGCAATGTCGTTGTCCTTGATCATCTCGCCGTCGAACATGCCGAGGCGGTGGTTTTTCCCCCCGCCGATGCGCACGGCGTATTTCTCAAAATACGAAAGGCCGGGGCCTCCCTTCCGCGTATCGATCAACCCCTTGAATCCTTCCGGGAAATTTCCCAGCGCTGCGTGAACGATGGCCGTGTGCGTGGCGATCTCGGACATATAGGAAAGCAGGTTCAGCGCCGTGCGCTCGGCCTTGAGGAGGACG contains these protein-coding regions:
- a CDS encoding rhodanese-like domain-containing protein yields the protein MVPFEIAPLALKARLDAGEEMILLDVREAEELALARIEGALHIPMEDVPSRTVEIDEEIPIVVICHLGQRSAMVTHFLRGRDFENVMNLRGGIEAWAREVDPSVGRY
- a CDS encoding response regulator → MTAPKRILVVDDDHRTRQVLRTMVENMGHQVEEARDGFDALAQLRLGVDLVLLDIVMPGIDGFEVVRQIRQDPETKEIPVIMVTALSEREDRIRAIQMGANDFISKPVDILELQLRTSFLIQMKEAQDEIKRNRIELEEQLDQRTGALRKAVQDMASAQRKAHSAHLETIQRLAIAAEYKDKDTAAHIKRLGHYCAAIARHVGLSPNEIETIFHASPMHDVGKLGIPDDQLLKADKLDQDEWKIMKKHTIIGARILEGSGSELLQAGEEIALSHHERWDGSGYPFGRAGDEIPVMGRVCTVADVFDALTSKRPYKKAFSNRDTFELMREGRGTHFDPRVLDAFFDHLPEMEEIQKKFRDEAAFSEMEK
- the nadC gene encoding carboxylating nicotinate-nucleotide diphosphorylase, with product MDLRARVREWLLDDFGGAPLHSELEKEDRCEAEIRAKSEGLLAGSPFLAPIFEETQRLLALGAPSPPAEIQWEKEDGERFTRGELLAIVKGPATVLLKAERTALNLLSYMSEIATHTAIVHAALGNFPEGFKGLIDTRKGGPGLSYFEKYAVRIGGGKNHRLGMFDGEMIKDNDIAAAGSIPAAIDARWGRRYMVDIQIEVQSLDQLAQVLGDGRVHMILLDNMDTATLAEAVRQAREKGSAARSGKPYILEASGVPPDRLAEVAASGVDYISTSALVRSAPPLDFHMKIVRAFS